The following DNA comes from Streptomyces sp. Ag109_O5-10.
TCGAGGTCGACGCCACGCCCGCGGAGGTGTGGGAGGCGATCACCCACGGCACCGGCGGCTATCTGTGGCCGATGCAGCCGCCCGAGCCACGGGTGGGCGGCGCGGCGGCCTTCGGCTCCACCGTCACCGCCTACGACCCGCCGCACCACCTGGTCGTCCGCAGCGAGGACGTCGGCTTCCCGACGCAGAGCGCCAACCAGCTGGAGCACGTCATCGAGGAGCGCGACGAGGGCCGCCGTGCCTGGGTGCGCTACGTGCACAGCGGGATCTTCACCGACGACTGGGACAACCAGTACGACGGCGCGGGCCGGCACACCGACTTCTACCTGCACACCCTGCGCGAGTACCTCACCCACTTCGCGCCCCGCCCGGTGAGCTTCGCCCAGCTGAACGGTCCGGAGGCGTCCCAGGCGCCGGACGCCTTCGTCGCCGTGGGCCGCGCCCTCGGCCTGCCGGACGACCTGTCCGCGGGCGCGAAGACGAGCGTCCACGGGCCCGGCGGGCGGGTCCTGGAAGCGGTGGTCGACTACCGCGACCCGTACTTCGTCGGACTGCGCACCGAGGACGCCCTGATCCGGTTCTTCGGGCGGAACCACTGGGGCGCCCCGGTCGGCATCAGCGTCCACGACTTCGCGCCGGACGCCGACGCCGAGGCGAACGAGACCGCCTGGCAGGACTGGCTGAACGGGGTGTTCAGCCGGTCCTGAGCCACGGCCGGCCGCTTACGGGCGGAAGCGCAGCACCTGCGGGTCGTGGTCGCTGACCTGGTCGTGGAACTCCGAGTTGATGTGCACGCTGTCGTACTCGAAGTCGCCCTTGCCGCGGATCTGCTTGCTGATCAGGATCTGGTCCAGGACCTGCTCGTTGCCCTGGTAGTCGTAGGTGTAGCGCTCCTTCGTCGGCAGCGACTGGATCGCCGACCAGAGCGCGCCGTGGCTCTCCAGGATCTTGGTGGTGCCGGAGAAGTCGAAGTCGTTCATGTCGCCGAGCGCGATGACCTCGGCGTCCTTCTGGACGTCGAGGATGCTCCGGACGAACGAGTTGACCAGCGTCGCCTGCG
Coding sequences within:
- a CDS encoding SRPBCC domain-containing protein, which codes for MSKEFEIAREFEVDATPAEVWEAITHGTGGYLWPMQPPEPRVGGAAAFGSTVTAYDPPHHLVVRSEDVGFPTQSANQLEHVIEERDEGRRAWVRYVHSGIFTDDWDNQYDGAGRHTDFYLHTLREYLTHFAPRPVSFAQLNGPEASQAPDAFVAVGRALGLPDDLSAGAKTSVHGPGGRVLEAVVDYRDPYFVGLRTEDALIRFFGRNHWGAPVGISVHDFAPDADAEANETAWQDWLNGVFSRS